The Aptenodytes patagonicus chromosome 27, bAptPat1.pri.cur, whole genome shotgun sequence genome contains a region encoding:
- the LOC143171380 gene encoding ubiquitin thioesterase OTUB1-like has product MMAAEEPQQKPEPLGGDADGVNCLAYDEAIMAQQDRIQQEIAVQNPLVSERLELAVLYKEYAEDDHIYQQKIKDLLQKYSYIRKTRPDGNCFYRAFGFAHLEALLEDGQELQRFKEVSARSKEELVAQGFTEFTIEDFHNTFMELIERVERRVPLPELLAAFNEPSTSDYLVVYLRLLTSGCLQRHRRFFEQFLEGGRSIKEFCQQEVEPMCKESDHIHIIALARALHVSILVEYMDRGEGGATNPHVFPEGSQPRVCLLYRPGHYDILYK; this is encoded by the exons ATGATGGCGGCGGAGGAGCCTCAGCAGAAGCCGGAGCCGCTCGGCGGCGACGCGGACG GCGTGAACTGCCTGGCCTACGATGAGGCCATCATGGCACAGCAGGACCGGATCCAGCAAGAG ATCGCGGTGCAGAACCCGTTGGTGTCGGAGCGGCTGGAGCTGGCGGTGCTGTACAAGGAGTACGCCGAGGACGACCACATCTACCAGCAGAAGATCAAG GACCTGCTCCAGAAGTATTCCTACATCCGGAAGACGCGGCCGGACGGGAACTGCTTCTACCGAGCCTTCGGCTTCGCCCACCTGGAGGCTCTGCTGGAGGACGGCCAGGAGCTGCAGCG gTTCAAGGAGGTCTCTGCCCGCAGCAAGGAAGAGCTGGTGGCGCAGGGCTTCACCGAGTTCACCATCGAGGACTTCCACAACACG TTCATGGAGCTGATCGAGCGGGTGGAGCGCCGCGTGCCGCTGCCGGAGCTGCTGGCCGCCTTCAACGAGCCCAGCACCTCCGACTACCTGGTGGTCTACCTGCGCCTGCTGACCTCCGGCTGCCTCCAGCGCCACCGCCGCTTCTTCGAGCAGTTCCTGGAGGGCGGCCGCAGCATCAAGGAGTTCTGCCAGCAG GAGGTGGAACCCATGTGCAAGGAGAGCGACCACATCCACATCATCGCCCTCGCACGAGCCTTGCACGTCTCCATCCTGGTGGAATACATggaccggggggaggggggcgccaCCAACCCCCACGTCTTCCCCGAGGGCTCCCAGCCCCGCGTCTGCCTCCTCTACCGCCCCGGCCACTACGACATCCTCTACAAGTGA